From the genome of Geminocystis herdmanii PCC 6308, one region includes:
- a CDS encoding Uma2 family endonuclease, translating to MTAVITKPKLSFSQFINQLPDEEGCYELVNGEIMRKQPTRKHDDIADEIADILKMEAKRSNLNYRISGRIVIRTETQTGQEQGRYPDLAVVDKDVWESNLTAQSVLYDAPVLVVEVVSTNWEDDYIDKLTEYQLLGIKEYWLIDYLAVASRSWLGNPKQPTIFVCTLDENNIYQIKSYQGDNRIESSTFPKLKLTPLELFEK from the coding sequence ATGACAGCCGTTATTACCAAACCGAAATTATCTTTTTCTCAATTTATTAATCAATTACCAGATGAGGAGGGTTGCTACGAGTTAGTTAATGGAGAAATTATGCGCAAACAACCAACAAGAAAACATGATGATATTGCCGATGAAATAGCGGATATTTTGAAAATGGAAGCTAAACGATCGAATCTCAATTATCGTATCAGTGGTCGAATAGTTATACGCACCGAGACACAAACAGGACAAGAACAAGGACGTTATCCCGATTTAGCGGTAGTAGATAAAGATGTTTGGGAGTCTAATTTAACGGCTCAATCGGTTTTATATGATGCCCCAGTGTTAGTGGTGGAGGTTGTTTCTACTAATTGGGAAGATGACTATATCGATAAGTTAACGGAGTATCAGTTATTAGGTATTAAGGAATATTGGTTAATTGATTATCTTGCTGTAGCTAGTCGATCGTGGTTAGGAAATCCAAAACAACCCACTATTTTTGTTTGTACCTTAGATGAAAATAATATTTATCAAATAAAATCCTATCAAGGAGACAACCGAATAGAATCCTCAACTTTTCCCAAATTAAAGTTAACTCCGTTAGAACTATTTGAAAAATAA
- a CDS encoding DUF6887 family protein has product MTKKLEMMTDKELRQYLSNHRDNEKAFSEALEILMNRKKNPFSYPPVSSMNEKELENIFKAKIQSI; this is encoded by the coding sequence ATGACTAAAAAATTAGAAATGATGACTGATAAAGAATTGCGTCAATATCTATCGAATCATCGTGATAATGAAAAAGCCTTTAGTGAAGCTCTGGAAATTTTAATGAATCGCAAAAAAAATCCTTTTTCCTATCCTCCAGTTTCTTCTATGAATGAGAAAGAATTGGAAAATATATTTAAGGCAAAAATTCAATCAATATAA
- a CDS encoding methyl-accepting chemotaxis protein: MTQTSPQQPNQLNPETQTNNLPTNIRNSTSENNVNGIKPSPENNQNSSSKQGLISWVESKNLRFKFISSAVALGVIPIIVVGSIVSVLVSTSFKAQIKLNEEEKVNSISTEVNLLVRDRLLDIETLGDTFSFFPAFRNRNKAELTKKLTAYQEQYGYYDTLSILDNQGNVIAQTKGTPIPNLAQRNYILAAKAANGTIVSQPMTSLVDGTYGVYFITVLKNPITGQSEGFLRARVPVKILQEMMAKRQNTDGEIYYMADEDDQIFVSSEAEILTPRTTIDSVQKEADSVTLEKLFPQLELEDMASEVLHVTTRNTSTNSQQFVTIKALENEASMGEQVTPIDLDWKIVVGGNTGVVLKPVDQALNSIFLGILVSAIGVGYIAYLLAGRFVTPIEETTLAVKQISQGDLDIQVPVSGKDELADLGNSINDMTSQLKTLLSEQQMFASQSTLLKNMTLEMTKAFNISEVFEIAVTEIRQALQSDRVVVYSFDENWQGTIIAESVDRNYPQALGARILDPCFADKYVEKYIQGRVQATPDIYKAGLTECHLKQLEPFAVKANLVAPIVANGKLLGLLIAHQCSAPRNWELNEIEFFAQTATQMGLALERVMLMQSQQLDTFLSTKLKDISFKIAESLTKEKIFEVATNMGREALKTDRVIIYTFDQDWKGTVIVESVDPKYPRALGANIKDPCFADKYVDKYKQGRVQATNNIYTAGLTSCHIQQLEPFEVKANLVTPVIVEGSLLGLLIAHQCDAPRQWTESESIFLSQLATQIGPALERIQLLAKQRQSELEQRQAREIIQQRALELLMQVDPVSQGDLTIRATVTEDEIGTIADSYNATIESLRRIVTQVQGGTKAVNDVVNQQEQFVENLATEIIRQADDINIALEKIQTLAFSARMVLDNAEQAEEAVKQANRSVEEGEVAMNRTVDGILAIRETVAETAKKVKRLGESTQKISKVVNLIGSFADQTNLLALNASIEAAHAGEEGRGFAVVAEEVRSLARQSAQATAEIEKVVAEIQEETNDVVKAMESGTEQVVEGTRLVEETRASLTNITAASAQINQLVTAIAAAAAEQSQTSEDITETMADVAIISNETSTAVTQVSRTFKKLLKVSENLQQSVSKFKVN; encoded by the coding sequence ATGACTCAGACTTCCCCCCAACAACCCAATCAACTTAACCCAGAAACCCAAACCAATAATTTACCAACAAATATTCGCAATTCTACGTCGGAAAATAATGTTAATGGAATCAAACCCTCCCCAGAAAATAATCAGAATTCCTCTTCAAAACAAGGTTTAATTTCATGGGTTGAATCGAAAAATCTGCGGTTTAAATTTATTTCTTCCGCAGTGGCGTTGGGAGTGATACCAATTATAGTAGTAGGTTCGATCGTCTCAGTATTAGTAAGTACATCATTTAAAGCCCAAATCAAGTTAAACGAAGAAGAAAAAGTTAACTCTATCTCCACAGAAGTTAATCTTTTGGTGAGAGATCGTTTATTAGACATCGAAACTTTAGGTGATACATTTTCGTTTTTCCCAGCATTTCGCAATAGAAATAAAGCAGAATTAACGAAAAAACTTACGGCTTATCAAGAACAATATGGTTATTATGATACTCTTTCTATTTTAGATAATCAAGGAAATGTCATCGCTCAAACCAAAGGCACACCCATCCCTAACTTAGCTCAAAGAAATTATATCCTAGCAGCAAAAGCCGCTAATGGCACGATCGTAAGTCAACCCATGACATCTTTAGTAGATGGCACTTATGGAGTTTATTTTATCACAGTACTCAAAAATCCCATTACAGGACAAAGTGAGGGGTTTCTTCGGGCTAGAGTGCCAGTAAAAATCCTTCAAGAAATGATGGCTAAACGTCAAAATACAGATGGGGAAATCTATTATATGGCTGACGAAGATGATCAAATATTTGTATCCTCAGAAGCTGAAATTCTCACCCCTCGAACTACGATCGATTCCGTTCAAAAAGAAGCCGACTCCGTTACCTTAGAAAAACTTTTTCCTCAGTTAGAATTGGAAGACATGGCAAGTGAAGTTCTCCATGTAACAACAAGGAATACATCAACAAACAGTCAACAATTTGTGACGATTAAGGCTTTAGAGAATGAAGCAAGTATGGGGGAACAAGTTACCCCCATCGATTTGGATTGGAAGATAGTAGTTGGTGGAAATACTGGGGTCGTACTAAAACCAGTGGATCAAGCATTAAATTCTATCTTCTTAGGGATATTAGTCTCCGCTATAGGAGTTGGTTATATTGCTTATCTTTTAGCTGGGAGATTTGTGACTCCCATTGAAGAAACTACCTTAGCGGTAAAACAAATTAGTCAAGGGGATTTAGATATACAAGTACCCGTGTCAGGAAAAGATGAATTAGCTGATTTAGGTAATAGTATCAATGATATGACTTCCCAGTTAAAAACTCTCTTATCGGAACAACAAATGTTTGCTAGTCAGTCAACTTTACTGAAAAATATGACTCTTGAAATGACGAAAGCCTTTAATATTAGTGAGGTTTTTGAAATTGCGGTGACGGAAATTCGTCAGGCTTTGCAGTCCGATCGAGTTGTTGTCTATAGTTTTGATGAGAACTGGCAAGGTACAATCATTGCTGAATCCGTCGATCGAAATTATCCCCAAGCCTTGGGAGCAAGAATCCTTGATCCTTGTTTTGCTGATAAATATGTAGAAAAATATATTCAAGGGAGAGTACAGGCAACCCCCGATATTTATAAAGCAGGGTTAACAGAATGTCACCTCAAACAGTTAGAACCCTTTGCGGTGAAAGCTAATTTAGTCGCTCCCATTGTGGCTAACGGTAAATTATTAGGATTACTCATTGCCCATCAATGTTCAGCACCCCGTAACTGGGAACTAAACGAAATCGAGTTTTTCGCCCAAACAGCAACCCAAATGGGACTGGCTTTAGAGCGTGTAATGTTAATGCAGTCTCAACAATTGGATACTTTCTTGTCCACAAAACTCAAAGATATTAGTTTCAAAATTGCTGAATCTTTGACGAAAGAGAAAATTTTTGAAGTGGCTACTAATATGGGCAGGGAAGCCTTAAAAACCGATCGAGTTATCATTTATACCTTTGATCAAGACTGGAAAGGTACAGTAATTGTAGAATCCGTCGATCCTAAATATCCTAGAGCCTTGGGAGCAAATATTAAAGACCCTTGTTTTGCTGATAAATATGTTGATAAATATAAACAAGGAAGAGTACAGGCCACCAATAACATTTATACTGCTGGGTTAACCAGTTGTCATATTCAACAGTTAGAACCTTTTGAAGTGAAAGCGAACCTTGTTACTCCAGTTATTGTGGAAGGTAGTTTACTCGGTTTACTCATTGCTCACCAATGCGATGCTCCCCGTCAATGGACAGAGTCCGAGTCGATTTTCCTCTCTCAGTTAGCCACTCAAATTGGTCCTGCTTTAGAAAGGATACAACTGTTAGCTAAACAAAGACAATCGGAGTTAGAACAAAGACAAGCCCGAGAAATTATCCAACAACGAGCTTTAGAGCTACTCATGCAGGTTGATCCTGTTTCTCAAGGAGATTTAACTATTCGTGCTACGGTGACGGAAGATGAAATTGGTACGATCGCTGATTCCTATAATGCCACGATCGAAAGTTTAAGAAGAATTGTAACTCAAGTACAAGGGGGTACAAAAGCTGTAAATGATGTGGTAAACCAACAAGAACAGTTTGTAGAAAATCTGGCAACAGAGATTATTCGACAAGCCGATGACATCAACATAGCTTTAGAAAAAATCCAAACTTTAGCCTTTAGCGCCAGAATGGTATTAGATAACGCTGAACAAGCAGAAGAAGCGGTTAAACAGGCAAACCGCAGTGTAGAAGAAGGGGAAGTTGCCATGAACCGTACCGTTGATGGTATTCTGGCAATTCGAGAAACCGTAGCCGAAACCGCTAAAAAAGTAAAACGTTTAGGAGAGTCCACCCAGAAAATTTCTAAGGTAGTTAACCTCATCGGTAGTTTTGCGGATCAAACTAACCTGTTAGCGTTGAATGCTTCCATTGAGGCGGCGCACGCAGGGGAAGAAGGACGAGGTTTTGCGGTGGTTGCGGAAGAAGTTCGATCGCTTGCTCGTCAGTCAGCACAAGCAACGGCAGAAATTGAAAAGGTGGTAGCCGAGATTCAAGAAGAAACTAACGATGTAGTTAAAGCGATGGAATCTGGTACAGAGCAAGTAGTAGAAGGTACAAGACTGGTGGAAGAAACTAGAGCATCTTTAACCAACATTACTGCCGCTTCAGCTCAAATTAACCAATTAGTAACGGCGATCGCAGCTGCTGCGGCTGAACAATCTCAAACCTCCGAAGATATTACCGAAACGATGGCAGATGTTGCCATTATTTCCAATGAAACTTCGACGGCGGTAACTCAGGTATCTCGAACTTTTAAAAAGTTACTTAAAGTATCAGAGAACTTACAACAGAGTGTGAGTAAGTTTAAAGTGAATTAA
- a CDS encoding NifU family protein, producing MSLALTNENVEQVLDELRPYLMADGGNVELVEIDGPTVKLRLQGACGSCPSSAMTLRMGIERRLKEYIPEIAEIEQVI from the coding sequence ATGTCTTTAGCCTTAACCAACGAAAATGTAGAACAAGTATTAGACGAATTACGCCCTTACCTCATGGCTGATGGTGGTAATGTGGAATTAGTCGAAATTGACGGACCTACTGTAAAATTAAGATTACAAGGTGCTTGTGGCTCTTGCCCTAGTTCGGCAATGACTCTGAGAATGGGTATTGAGCGCCGTTTAAAAGAATATATCCCCGAAATCGCTGAAATTGAGCAAGTTATTTAG
- a CDS encoding DUF2103 domain-containing protein has translation MSKSSDGRIVWNHSTHLDGLIAILEKLVTYEGIKTVTPAVLSRSRSHIPHMKLKVSVPIRGGYKLIARCGKSVQEVFIITTLEQTELESIITKIVDDR, from the coding sequence ATGAGTAAATCATCCGATGGTAGAATCGTTTGGAATCACTCCACCCACCTTGACGGTTTAATTGCGATTTTGGAAAAACTTGTTACCTATGAGGGTATCAAAACTGTTACTCCTGCGGTATTAAGTCGATCGCGCAGTCATATTCCTCACATGAAACTCAAGGTATCTGTACCCATTCGGGGGGGTTATAAACTCATCGCTAGATGTGGTAAAAGTGTACAGGAAGTTTTTATTATTACCACTTTAGAGCAAACAGAATTAGAGTCTATTATTACAAAGATTGTGGACGATCGATGA
- a CDS encoding bacteriohemerythrin, translated as MPIAFWRDEYITGEQEIDTQHQILFSIINELHDAMISGEGREILGKTLDKLATYTSEHFVTEEALMEKYEYPNIVLHKQKHRELREDVLTLQKLFKEKEKFLTVKVSQFMTDWLIHHIKGEDLKMINFIKENRNYHQKFPTDK; from the coding sequence ATGCCGATCGCATTTTGGCGAGATGAATATATTACCGGAGAGCAAGAAATTGATACACAACATCAAATCTTGTTTAGCATAATCAATGAATTACATGATGCTATGATTAGTGGTGAAGGTCGAGAAATTTTGGGAAAAACTTTAGATAAATTGGCAACATATACATCTGAACATTTTGTAACCGAAGAAGCCTTGATGGAAAAATATGAATACCCCAATATTGTTTTACACAAACAAAAGCATAGAGAATTAAGGGAGGATGTATTAACTCTGCAAAAATTATTTAAGGAGAAGGAAAAATTTTTAACGGTGAAAGTATCTCAATTTATGACAGATTGGTTAATTCATCACATTAAGGGGGAAGATTTAAAAATGATCAATTTTATTAAGGAAAATAGGAATTATCATCAAAAATTTCCCACAGATAAGTAA
- a CDS encoding type II toxin-antitoxin system HicB family antitoxin has product MSIKYELIIYWSEIDNSFVVEVPELSGCMADGKTYEEAVKNAEIIIQEWIETAQELGREIPKPKERLISGLLQ; this is encoded by the coding sequence ATGTCAATTAAATATGAATTAATTATTTACTGGAGTGAAATAGATAATAGTTTTGTGGTGGAAGTACCAGAATTGTCAGGTTGTATGGCAGACGGTAAAACTTATGAAGAAGCTGTTAAAAATGCCGAGATAATCATTCAAGAATGGATTGAAACCGCCCAAGAATTAGGAAGGGAAATCCCCAAACCAAAAGAGCGTTTAATATCAGGTTTGCTTCAATAA
- a CDS encoding nicotinate-nucleotide adenylyltransferase, translating into MFVALFGTSADPPTIAHKSILCYLSQNYDLVGVYASDNPFKSHGCALLDRTKMLELLIQDIKLSNIVNCQDISDRRTINTVVKAREKWGEDIDLTMVIGGDLAQQIFTWYEAEKLWRQVKVLLIPREGYRIEQETIDHIISRSLGCSIAPCEIPPFSSTDYRYNHDSAVLTDKVKSYIHKNRLYLNDESSC; encoded by the coding sequence ATGTTTGTTGCTTTATTTGGTACAAGTGCTGATCCACCAACGATCGCGCATAAAAGTATATTATGTTATTTGAGTCAAAATTATGATTTAGTAGGGGTTTATGCTTCCGATAACCCTTTTAAAAGTCATGGTTGTGCTTTGCTCGATCGAACCAAAATGCTAGAATTACTCATACAAGATATTAAACTGAGTAATATTGTTAATTGTCAGGATATTAGTGATAGACGTACAATTAATACCGTTGTAAAGGCAAGGGAAAAATGGGGGGAAGATATTGATTTGACAATGGTGATAGGGGGAGATTTGGCACAACAAATTTTTACATGGTATGAAGCGGAAAAATTATGGCGACAAGTGAAAGTTTTGTTAATACCAAGGGAAGGTTATAGAATTGAGCAGGAAACCATCGATCACATTATATCTCGTAGTTTAGGATGTTCGATCGCTCCTTGTGAAATACCGCCATTTTCTTCTACGGATTATCGTTATAATCACGATAGCGCGGTGTTAACTGATAAAGTAAAGAGCTATATTCACAAAAATCGTTTATATTTGAATGACGAATCAAGTTGTTAA
- a CDS encoding glycosyltransferase — protein sequence MKVFIADFDLFLKIGGGQTFYRQIIEKNPHINFYYLIDREDINNLRPENAHSIPYKPIYDLQNLHHYINVTPPRWVYRSFILASNIANSVTGYEFDVVDAPDYEQYTLFLRPALAFHRVKCEKVALSMHGKISTTLRLDWFGSNDVNIPLDLEEKMQFKTADIRYGISKSYLKEWADLVSLETQYFNPLHFIDLPQNQPLTNQNQQPNLYFIGRTEKRKGADIFINLVWWLSSQSYHQASIIGPHSYSEFGDSSESLLRSMINKRLINITIEPSKPREELTKLFAKPAITFLPSRYDTLNLLALESLFSGCPTAIGSGAGVCQFLDENFPQLPYIKIDVDNTYNCLPELTEILANYHDYRQHLNEILLTLNTNTNDPNLSDIYQVESTENQETSAELNEWYSQLISYVKSHSEKQSLAKNIQSTIIQKIIKPPLRKVKQKVLSYGEDTRSYQLLKSPFLTSQYQKVFALSEQSELDLEKKLQQVWNLAETFEPEAKGIKGKIQSAFRIDRVRVWREIARLERMRGNDLVASTYYLRSMRALGYDRFNELPYVVKTLVEKGFKPEAKTAEAMFKDIHQQTEKCFNLLNETYQNNLEYSEEEYEFLEEKRHKESYRVSVIVSLYNASDKLPLFLRVLADQTLVKKGEVEIILVDSGSPDREYQVFQQLQEELNLEIVYLRSHNRETIQKAWNRGILLSRSNYITFLGVDETILPECLEILAEELEQNPDIDWVISHSLVTDVDLQGNHVNDIMLYDRTNYDQNLVYLDTCYLSLVGGLYRKNIHQRFGYYDSSYRGAGDTEFKNRVLPHIKTKMVNQVLGLFWNYPDERTTQSPMAEVEDIRAWYLHRTLGGIKYAFNNKNPEEIEQFLYKTLAYRKSYCNHISSDLEYSYNLVNFLGEIKPSSPLLQLKPTIDELFLAYRQLDWIEDLTTFSSGKMLWQTKKLGEKITNLHHQIANKLGNNNFNLNYDIFHDNRHEQHANLWKT from the coding sequence ATGAAAGTATTTATCGCTGATTTCGATTTATTTTTAAAAATAGGAGGAGGACAAACTTTTTATCGTCAAATTATCGAAAAAAATCCTCACATTAATTTCTATTATCTCATCGATCGAGAAGATATTAACAATCTTCGTCCTGAAAATGCCCATAGCATCCCCTATAAACCCATTTATGATCTTCAAAACCTTCATCATTATATCAATGTAACCCCTCCTCGTTGGGTATATCGATCGTTTATTTTAGCTAGTAATATCGCTAATTCCGTGACTGGTTATGAATTTGATGTGGTAGATGCGCCAGATTATGAACAATATACCCTCTTTTTGCGTCCTGCTTTGGCATTTCATCGGGTAAAGTGTGAAAAAGTCGCCCTATCTATGCACGGCAAAATATCCACTACTTTAAGATTAGATTGGTTTGGTTCAAATGATGTTAATATCCCCTTAGATTTAGAGGAAAAAATGCAGTTTAAAACGGCGGATATTCGCTATGGTATTAGTAAAAGTTACCTTAAAGAATGGGCAGATTTAGTAAGTTTAGAAACTCAATATTTTAATCCTTTACACTTTATTGATTTACCTCAAAATCAACCTTTAACTAATCAAAATCAACAACCTAATTTATATTTTATCGGTAGAACAGAAAAAAGAAAAGGAGCAGATATTTTTATTAATTTAGTATGGTGGTTATCTTCTCAATCTTATCATCAAGCTAGTATCATTGGTCCTCATAGTTATAGTGAATTTGGTGATTCTTCTGAGTCTTTACTTCGATCGATGATAAATAAAAGACTAATTAATATTACCATTGAACCGTCAAAACCTCGTGAAGAACTAACAAAACTTTTTGCTAAACCTGCCATTACTTTTTTACCTTCTCGTTACGATACTTTAAATTTATTGGCTCTTGAATCTTTATTTTCAGGATGCCCTACTGCTATCGGTAGTGGTGCAGGAGTTTGTCAATTTTTAGATGAAAATTTTCCTCAATTACCCTATATTAAAATTGATGTGGATAATACTTATAATTGTTTGCCTGAGTTAACAGAAATCTTAGCAAATTATCACGATTATCGACAACATTTAAACGAGATTTTATTAACCCTTAATACTAATACGAATGATCCTAATTTAAGCGACATTTATCAAGTTGAAAGTACAGAAAATCAAGAGACATCCGCAGAGTTAAATGAGTGGTATAGTCAATTAATTAGTTACGTTAAATCTCACTCTGAAAAACAAAGTTTAGCAAAAAATATTCAGTCAACAATTATTCAAAAAATTATCAAACCTCCCTTACGAAAAGTAAAACAAAAAGTACTTAGTTATGGAGAAGATACCCGCTCTTATCAACTACTAAAATCCCCCTTTTTAACATCTCAATATCAGAAAGTATTTGCTTTAAGTGAACAATCAGAATTAGACTTAGAAAAAAAACTGCAACAAGTATGGAATTTAGCAGAAACTTTTGAACCAGAAGCCAAAGGAATTAAAGGTAAAATACAGAGTGCTTTTCGCATTGACAGAGTAAGAGTTTGGCGAGAAATTGCCCGTTTAGAAAGAATGCGAGGGAATGATTTAGTTGCCTCAACCTATTACCTTAGAAGCATGAGGGCTTTAGGTTATGACAGATTTAATGAGTTACCTTATGTTGTTAAAACTTTAGTAGAAAAAGGGTTTAAACCTGAAGCAAAAACTGCGGAAGCGATGTTTAAAGACATCCATCAACAAACAGAAAAATGTTTTAATCTTTTGAATGAAACTTATCAAAATAACCTCGAATATTCAGAGGAAGAATACGAATTTTTAGAGGAAAAAAGGCACAAAGAAAGTTATCGAGTCTCAGTGATAGTTTCTCTTTATAATGCCTCCGATAAATTACCCTTATTTTTAAGAGTTTTAGCTGATCAAACTTTAGTCAAAAAAGGTGAAGTTGAAATCATTTTAGTCGATAGTGGTTCGCCCGATCGAGAATACCAAGTTTTTCAACAACTGCAAGAAGAATTAAACTTAGAAATCGTCTATTTACGCTCCCATAATCGAGAAACTATCCAAAAAGCATGGAATCGAGGGATTTTACTATCTCGATCGAACTATATCACCTTTTTAGGGGTTGATGAGACGATTTTGCCCGAATGTTTAGAAATATTAGCAGAAGAATTAGAGCAAAATCCAGACATCGACTGGGTAATAAGTCATAGTTTAGTTACCGATGTGGATTTACAAGGCAACCATGTTAATGATATTATGCTGTACGATCGAACTAATTATGACCAAAATTTAGTTTACCTCGATACTTGTTACCTTTCCCTCGTAGGCGGTTTATACCGTAAAAATATTCATCAACGCTTTGGTTACTATGACTCTAGCTATCGTGGCGCTGGAGATACAGAGTTTAAAAACCGAGTGTTACCCCATATCAAAACAAAAATGGTTAACCAAGTTTTAGGGCTATTTTGGAATTACCCTGACGAGCGCACAACTCAAAGCCCGATGGCAGAAGTGGAGGATATTCGGGCTTGGTATTTACATCGCACTTTAGGAGGCATTAAATACGCTTTCAATAACAAAAATCCTGAAGAAATAGAACAATTTTTATATAAAACTTTAGCCTATAGAAAATCTTATTGTAACCACATCAGCAGTGATTTAGAATATAGCTATAATTTAGTTAATTTTTTAGGAGAAATAAAACCTTCTTCTCCTCTTTTACAGTTAAAACCAACTATTGACGAGCTATTTTTAGCCTATCGACAACTAGATTGGATAGAAGACTTAACAACTTTTTCATCAGGTAAAATGCTATGGCAAACGAAAAAGTTAGGGGAAAAAATTACTAATTTACACCATCAAATCGCCAATAAATTAGGCAATAATAACTTCAATCTTAACTATGATATTTTCCATGATAATCGTCATGAACAACACGCTAATTTATGGAAAACCTAA
- the clpS gene encoding ATP-dependent Clp protease adapter ClpS codes for MTPTVLGSTIIAPTKSSQVIRKHYPNFKVIVLNDDFNTFDHVANCLLKYIPNMTEDLAWELTNQVHFDGQALVWCGSLEQAELYHQQLRREGLTMAPLEEA; via the coding sequence ATGACTCCAACGGTTTTAGGAAGTACAATTATTGCCCCCACTAAATCCAGTCAAGTTATTCGTAAACATTATCCTAATTTTAAGGTAATTGTTCTCAATGACGATTTTAACACTTTTGATCATGTAGCGAATTGTTTGCTGAAATATATTCCCAATATGACAGAAGATTTGGCATGGGAATTAACCAATCAAGTACATTTTGACGGACAAGCCTTAGTGTGGTGTGGCTCTTTGGAACAGGCTGAATTATATCATCAACAATTAAGACGAGAAGGCTTAACAATGGCACCTTTGGAGGAAGCATGA
- a CDS encoding lysophospholipid acyltransferase family protein has translation MDKNFFGWSLNQRDPDTIKQLMPFWEILYKYYFRVETSGWENIPHGQVLLVGSHNGGIAAPDMVMMMYDWFRRFGTERLAYGLMHPIAWTAYQGITNMAAKTGAIRANPKMAIKAIESGASVLVYPGGAEDVFRPYTERNKIKFVGRKGFIKLALRYSLPIVPLISKGAHESIFVLADLYEDVKKLNKQGLFPWIFDLDPKTFPIYLGLPWGLALGPLPNIPLPVPMTTRVCNPIYFDNYGLEASLDRAYVQKCFDRVVNEMQGELNILYCN, from the coding sequence ATGGATAAAAATTTTTTTGGTTGGTCATTAAACCAACGAGACCCTGATACAATAAAACAATTAATGCCATTTTGGGAAATTCTCTATAAGTATTATTTTCGAGTGGAAACCAGTGGTTGGGAAAACATCCCCCATGGACAAGTTTTGTTAGTCGGCTCTCATAATGGCGGTATCGCAGCCCCTGATATGGTCATGATGATGTATGATTGGTTTAGGCGTTTTGGTACTGAACGATTAGCCTATGGTTTAATGCACCCTATCGCATGGACTGCTTATCAAGGTATTACCAATATGGCGGCGAAAACTGGGGCAATTCGAGCGAATCCGAAGATGGCGATCAAGGCGATCGAATCTGGTGCTAGTGTATTAGTATATCCGGGAGGAGCTGAAGATGTGTTTCGTCCTTATACAGAAAGAAATAAAATAAAATTTGTCGGTAGAAAGGGTTTTATTAAACTAGCCTTACGTTATTCTTTACCCATCGTACCTCTTATCTCAAAGGGCGCTCACGAGAGTATTTTTGTTCTAGCCGATTTATATGAAGACGTGAAAAAGCTGAATAAACAGGGCTTATTTCCTTGGATTTTCGATCTTGATCCTAAAACATTCCCTATTTATCTAGGTTTACCATGGGGTTTAGCCTTAGGTCCTTTACCTAATATACCATTACCAGTACCCATGACCACCAGAGTTTGTAATCCTATTTATTTTGATAACTACGGCTTGGAGGCGAGTCTCGATCGAGCTTATGTACAAAAGTGTTTCGATCGAGTGGTGAATGAGATGCAAGGGGAGTTAAATATTTTATATTGTAATTAG
- a CDS encoding alpha/beta hydrolase: protein MFSLTRYGLLLSILIGFVFNPVQKALGAEQIVLKYSMLRPSIPVADLTSFCDTGDVSSALAYYLRLANQKEDNVKNALCRKIPVDGVMLSKMLNNPIGGIVLNVFAEVITTPSDRASKESLRGAIVTSALKDNNISIMEVAQNYPTEEVHINGDRLMEIYNQINGILGSLPLPK, encoded by the coding sequence ATGTTTTCCTTAACTCGTTACGGTCTTCTCCTTTCTATTTTAATTGGTTTTGTCTTCAATCCTGTTCAAAAAGCCCTAGGTGCTGAACAAATTGTTTTAAAATATAGTATGTTACGCCCTTCCATCCCCGTGGCAGACTTAACCAGTTTTTGTGACACTGGGGATGTCTCATCAGCTTTAGCCTATTACTTACGATTGGCAAATCAAAAAGAAGATAATGTTAAAAATGCCCTCTGTCGCAAAATTCCCGTAGATGGCGTTATGTTATCAAAAATGTTAAATAACCCCATTGGCGGTATTGTCTTAAATGTCTTTGCTGAAGTCATTACTACCCCCAGTGACAGAGCAAGTAAAGAATCTTTGAGGGGTGCGATCGTAACTTCTGCTTTAAAGGATAATAATATTAGTATCATGGAAGTTGCTCAAAACTATCCTACCGAAGAAGTCCACATCAACGGTGATCGCTTAATGGAAATTTACAATCAAATAAACGGTATCTTAGGAAGTCTCCCTTTGCCAAAATAA